The Vulpes lagopus strain Blue_001 chromosome 14, ASM1834538v1, whole genome shotgun sequence genome window below encodes:
- the LOC121475649 gene encoding 40S ribosomal protein S24-like, giving the protein MNNTVTIQTRKFMTNQLLQRKQMVIDVLLPGKATVPKTEIREKLAKMYKTTPDVIFVFGFRTHFGGGKTTGFGMIYDSLDYAKKNEPKHRLAKHGLYEKKQTSRKQRKGHKNRMKKVRATAKANVGTGKK; this is encoded by the coding sequence ATGAACAACACAGTAACTATCCAGACCAGGAAGTTCATGACCAACCAACTGCTTCAGCGGAAACAGATGGTCATTGATGTTCTTCTCCCCGGGAAGGCAACAGTACCTAAGACAGAAATTCGGGAAAAACTAGCCAAAATGTACAAGACCACACCAGATGTCATATTTGTATTTGGATTCAGGACCCATTTTGGTGGTGGCAAGACAACTGGCTTTGGCATGATTTATGATTCCTTGgattatgcaaagaaaaatgaacccaaacaTAGACTTGCAAAACATGGCTTGTATGAGAAGAAACAGACTTCAAGAAAACAGCGCAAAGGAcacaaaaacagaatgaagaaagtcaGGGCGACTGCAAAAGCCAACGTTGGTACTGGCAAAAAGTGA